CATGATGGTGTGTGTTAGTCAAATCCAAATACAGTTTGGGATCACGGTCTGTTGGGTATTCTGTCTCCTCGTCACGGCACACATCTCTCGTGTACGCCATAAGTGCCTCGCCGCCAGAGCTTAGGCGCCCCAACGTTAAATGAGCGATTCCGGCGCTCTATTATTATACTTTACCTCGTTTCGTGTCTATGTTGTTGTAATGAGCCGCCTTGCGTCCCGTGTTCGCCGGAAAGTTGAGTGTTTACTTGTATTTCGCAACTCGATAACACCAGCACGAACGTTCTGTCCCGTTTGTAACTCAGTGCGTATTGTGGGTTATTTTAAGGGTCGCGTAATGTTGCGGTGACTGCTTTCATCTGGTGCGCATTGTTTAATGACTGTCTCTGGACCCCTGGCGTGTACAACTGGCGATTTGCCCTCCTATGTGCGTTCTTTTGGCACACAGGCGCCCCGTTGGCACATTCATGGTGCTAGTGTAATATGTATTTTCCCTGCTCACCACGCTAGCTTTCCGACACGCATATTGAAATGTACCTCTCGTACGTGTCACAAGCACGATTCGAGCGGCTACTTGTTAACATTTATCCTCTACGTTGGAGGAGTTTGACTTTCGCGATTTATTGCGCTATGAGAGAGCGTGGTTTTTGTCTACCGCTTTCAGGGAGTTGTGCGAGTTCGCCATGTCGGTTTGTACTCAGAACTACGTTTCAGCCGTAGGAGTGGCGCTTAATAACAGTGCGTTTGCAATGGAAACGTGGAATTAATCACGATTGTTTGCAAATAGTGCCGCGCAGCAGCGTTCGTCACGTTTCGGCTGCTACGGCATACGGTATTACCGACCTAATATGTCAAACCATTCTTCGACAGACTAGGTTTTCGCATAACCAGTTGCCGAAAAGCCGCTTGTTTTTCGAATATATCAGCGTAGAACCCTTGGTTCGTATTAACGAGCTACAATAGGTTGCGTACGCTTTCACAAAATTTCACAGGCGAAAGTTTGAAAAACCAGCGGGTCAAGAAACGTGTGAGGTGACGCAACACACGCCTCTATAAGTACCGTTCAGTGAATCAGAATTGCGTATTATTGGCCGGTGCATTCAGGCATCGTGCACTTGTGCGCGCCATGAACACGGCGGCGTCGGATGGATGGCCCTGACGTTGACGCAACGCCGGACCATTGGTGTATTCGAATTTTCGAATTATTAATATCACGGCGCTATCGTTCGTACGCACGCGTGTGGGCCTTATTCCGAGTTATATTTCGTAGTTCATTTGCGCACGTGTGACCCATACAGGTACGTTTCGAAATGCTAACTTAAGCTTCTTGCCGGTCTTTATGCTACAAAATTGTGGCGAACGTATGTGACATATCCGGTTTTTTCGCTGAGTCTTCACAGCATTACTTGTTCGCGGAAGTGAATCCTTCCACTCTGCTTAACTAAAGAGCAGCTCCTAGAAAGAGTTGCCATTCGTTGCCGTGTCGTAATACTGACTGTGTGTGAATGCTACATTCTTTTGTTACGTCTGTTTGGGCTGATAGACAACGTGTTGCATTGCTCAGTATTTGCAGTTGTCAAAATGCCGCTGTGCTGTTCGAAGAAGGCCGCTCAGCGCCAGAAGGAGTATGAAGAGGAAGTTCGTATGCGCAAGCAAGAGGAAGCCGCTCGCATTGAAAAGGAGCAGCGCGAGCGCGAAGATGCGCGCAAGGCCGAGATTGAGCGCATAATGCAGGAGGAAAAGCAGGCGAAACTTATGCAGCAGTACGCGGAAGAGGAAATGGCCGAGCAGGAGAGGTTGAAGCAAGAGCAGGAGGCCTTGGAAGCTCAAAGACGAGCTGAACAGGAGGGTATGATGGGAGACGGTATGGGAGGGGACATGGAGGACCACGAGCAGTATGAGGATGCACAATCGATGAGTAAAATGGCTTCCGGTGAGTGCTCACATGTTTATATTGCATTTGACTCAGGTGTCTCGCGTGCTTCGATGGATGCTACTGGGGCTGTCCAGTCAGAAGGCCCTGGTAACCAGGACGACTCGTTCGAGATGCAAACGTACACGCCGTTTGACATGACCACGGTTGATCAAACCGCACGCTACGTCGCCAACAAGTGCGGTTGCGCGTTGAAGCCTGAACACAAGCCCTTCGAGTGTGCCATATGCCAAGGAATTGACCTGTCCGACGCCCCGCTTATTGCCTAATCCGGTCTCTTTATCGTATGGTCAATTAATGATTGTGGAGAATCTGGGGGACACACACGCTGCGTTTTACAGGGGCGGAGCATGGTGTTGCCTGTCTTCGGCCACGGCGTAAGTCCGATTTTGTCGGACGTAGGTCTACGCGTAGCGTCACGGGTTCGTAATATTAGCAACAATTATTGAATGTACTGTGCATTTCATTTTACAGTGCAATGTAAAAAACAGCTTCCGGAAGGAAGTTCGCAGTTGTTGACGTGTATGGGGCTTGTAAAAACAGCCCCCAACAGTCTTGGCCGGCGACCCGCAGTCATAGCGGACAAGGTAAATGTAAGATTTCGTTCCTCGGCGCTGTTCCATGCAGCGCTGCGAGCTGTAGTTTAAAAAATGTGTATTCCTTCCTGGTTAATGCGTCCATGTCGCCGACGAAGTTCTGCGTTCCATGCACAACATCAGCGAGTACTGACGATACCTCTGATTCCAGGTAGTCCAGAATGGCGTCACAGAGCTTGTCAACCTCCTGCTTAGGAATCCCATTCGCTGCATTAAAAGTGTGGCATGGCGCGACATCTGCGTGCGACAGTGACTGGCTGCTTCCGGCTATAAGCCTCGATAGTATGCCCTCGACTTCAGCGGCGTCATCGGGCTGCGTGACCCCTTCATACAGCGCTTCCTCGCGTAATCGCGCGTCAGCGTTATCCACAGCCACCTGGAAGTCTGAGTCGAGGTCACACCCAACCAGGAGTGTTGTCAACACCCCACTGCACTCAGATTCGCGTTGCGTCATTTTTCCAGTCTTCGTTCCGACCATTCATAGTCAAGGTCTCCGCAACGTACTCTACACACACCACCTCGGAAACATTTTCCTGGGGCGAGGAATTTTCCTTATTCGGGGCCCGTTGCGGTAGCGAAGACTCATTCACACGGGCTGGCCCACCTCCTTAGCGCACACCATGAGGAGCTCTAAGAATTCGTCCATATCGGGCGGCAGTTTTGCCTCGCCGGCATCGAGCCTGAAACGCAATTCAGTGCAGCGATCACGATAACAACGTACCGTGTTACAAACGCAGAATCATCCCCGCGATCTTCGGCGCCCACATCAGCAAAATCGAAGGAGATTCCGCAGCTGGGCGTTGGAATACCTGAATCGGATTCATGATCGTCGGTAGAGTCGTCACATGCCGTAGAGCTCACATCATAGTGACAACCTTGCGCAGCTACGCTATTCAGCCTTATCATCTCCTCGACTTCCGACTTTACCAAAGAAACCGAAACCCTTTGGTGCACACCAGCTGCGTACTCGCCCTCAATAAATTTATCGGACGGCTGCAGAGTGTTAAACGCATAGTTGACGCAGCGGTAAATCTTCGCCGACAAGTAATACAGCTGCGCTATGGGACCATTCGGGCAATTGCCCACAGAATACGCGCAAGTTTTGCGCAGAATGTTGCGCGGAAAGCAAGGACTTTCGACGGCGGAATTCGCCATGCTTTCAGTCCGCGCAGTGTTGCCGCTACCGGGGAGCGGCTAAATCCGTCATCTAATTAGCCGACAGAGTCGCTCAGTGATATTTCGAGTAACAGGTGCGGTATGGAGTCGTACGCGCGGCCTCGCACGAGATGGGGAACCTACAGACTGAATCGGACTGTGTAGCGCGGGCACAAAGCTAGTATGAGTTTGACTGCTCTTTGAGCACCGTTTAAAGGGGGAATTAACGGTGTGCTTCGCGAGGCTCTCAATTAGTGGCGCAAAAGATACGTTTTCACCGTCCACACATCTCGTCAAGTAGCGCGCAGCTTAAAGCAGTTTACGAGCGTTCCGAGATGGTCGGACAGT
This sequence is a window from Babesia bigemina genome assembly Bbig001, chromosome : I. Protein-coding genes within it:
- a CDS encoding gliding-associated protein 45, putative, which gives rise to MPLCCSKKAAQRQKEYEEEVRMRKQEEAARIEKEQREREDARKAEIERIMQEEKQAKLMQQYAEEEMAEQERLKQEQEALEAQRRAEQEGMMGDGMGGDMEDHEQYEDAQSMSKMASGVSRASMDATGAVQSEGPGNQDDSFEMQTYTPFDMTTVDQTARYVANKCGCALKPEHKPFECAICQGIDLSDAPLIA